In one Lolium rigidum isolate FL_2022 chromosome 3, APGP_CSIRO_Lrig_0.1, whole genome shotgun sequence genomic region, the following are encoded:
- the LOC124698791 gene encoding protein unc-13 homolog, whose translation MGPRLLHHYRSRSASSFARSPDTSASAGDAHSLGPAAADVLDSPFGHVDGLSRPDVREAAYEVFFMSCRAGGTNGKGAGNGALSHHPAPWDSGGGGGGGDESPRIGAGPRGGTGMNVVNSRVKRALGLKARRSSQPSTALRSGMNASSSSSAPGSPGRAVRAMMNQPSTGTGSPRARRPMTSAEIMRQQMRVSEQSDARLRKTLMRTLVGQVGRRAETIILPLELLRQLKLPDFADSAEHHQWQLRQLKLLEAGLILHSSIPIDHRHSASVLRFREVMQAAEARAIDTGKASDAMRALCDAVLALAWRSAPAGEACHWADGYPLNVLLYVSLLQAVFDLRDETVVLDEVDELLELMKRTWTTLGINKMIHNVCFAWVLFQQYVATGQVDQDLAGAALATLTEVAADAKQEKPRDAVYARVLSSALAAIRDWPEKCLLDYHDMYGNGIGGTGTAAMESALSLALAAGKIIAESVPGMGISAAHADHESGGVGSFAGDRVDYYIRCSMRSAFTKVLENGLGPEDSMITDDPSEILTRLAKDTEELALSERESFSPTLRRWHPFPAAVAAASLHGCFGVVLKQYVAKAVCLTDELVRVLHAAGRLEKALVQMVMEDVADSDDGGKSVVREVVPYDVESVVVGFLRTWIEERLRVAKECVIRAKDTESWTARSKNEPYAQTAVELMKLAKATMDEFFAIPVSARDDMVQDLADGLDAVFQEYISFLASCGNKQSYLPPLPALTRCNQDSTIKRLWKRAAVTPCRAPLTGARGTVYNCGQSASAAGGHNPRPSTSRGTQRLYVRLNTLHYVLSHIQALDKSLSFFSGGGGGACASPSPSATARLLAAPSCHFDHARAAAQSAITHVAEVAAYRLIFFDSHQSFYDGLYAGGVADARIRPALRTLKQNLSLLFSVLVDRAQPVAVREVMKASFQAFLTVLLAGGNHRSFTKEDHGMVEEDLRSLKRAFCTRGEGLVTEDVVESEAEVAEGIVALMGQTAERLVEELSIASSCGSPRMGNGAAGQRMPMPTTTRRWSRTDPDTILRVLCHRDEEVASHFLKRAFQLPKRHR comes from the exons ATGGGGCCGCGCCTCCTGCATCACTACCGctcccgctccgcctcctccttcgcgcGCTCCCCggacacctccgcctccgccggcgACGCACACAGCCTCGGCCCCGCGGCCGCCGACGTCCTCGACTCACCCTTCGGCCACGTCGATGGCCTCTCCCGACCCGACGTCCGCGAGGCCGCCTACGAGGTGTTCTTCATGTCATGCCGCGCCGGAGGCACCAACGGCAAGGGAGCCGGCAATGGCGCCCTCAGCCACCACCCTGCGCCGTGGgacagcggcggaggaggaggcggcggggacGAGTCGCCGAGGATCGGCGCAGGGCCCAGGGGCGGCACTGGCATGAACGTCGTCAACAGCCGGGTCAAGCGCGCGCTCGGGCTCAAGGCGCGCAGGTCGTCGCAGCCCTCCACCGCCCTTCGCAGCGGCATgaacgcctcctcctcctcgtctgcaCCGGGCTCCCCTGGCCGCGCGGTCCGCGCCATGATGAACCAGCCGTCGACGGGTACCGGCTCGCCCAGGGCGCGCCGGCCGATGACCTCCGCGGAGATCATGCGTCAGCAGATGCGCGTCTCGGAGCAGAGCGACGCACGCCTTCGCAAGACGCTCATGCGCACCCTCGTCGGACAG GTGGGAAGGAGAGCGGAGACGATCATCCTTCCCCTGGAGCTGCTGCGGCAGCTGAAGCTGCCGGACTTCGCCGACAGCGCCGAGCACCACCAGTGGCAGCTCCGCCAGCtcaagctcctcgaggccggcctCATCCTGCACAGCTCCATCCCGATCGACCACCGCCACAGCGCCTCCGTGCTCCGCTTCCGCGAGGTCATGCAGGCCGCCGAGGCCCGCGCCATCGACACCGGCAAGGCGTCCGACGCCATGCGCGCGCTCTGCGACGCCGTGCTCGCGCTCGCCTGGCGCTCCGCGCCTGCCGGCGAGGCCTGCCACTGGGCCGACGGGTACCCTCTCAACGTGCTCCTCTACGTCTCCCTCCTCCAGGCCGTCTTCGACCTCCGGGACGAGACCGTCGTGCTCGACGAGGTGGACGAGCTGCTGGAGCTCATGAAGCGGACATGGACGACGCTCGGAATCAACAAGATGATCCACAACGTGTGCTTCGCGTGGGTCCTCTTCCAGCAGTACGTGGCCACCGGCCAGGTCGACCAGGACCTCGCCGGCGCGGCGCTCGCGACGCTCACGGAGGTGGCGGCTGACGCGAAGCAGGAGAAACCCCGTGATGCCGTGTACGCGCGGGTGCTCTCGAGCGCTCTCGCCGCGATACGTGACTGGCCCGAGAAGTGCCTGCTTGATTACCATGACATGTACGGGAACGGCATCGGCGGCACCGGCACGGCCGCTATGGAGAGCGCTCTGTCACTGGCGCTCGCCGCCGGCAAGATCATCGCCGAGAGTGTGCCTGGCATGGGCATCAGCGCGGCGCACGCAGACCACGAAAGCGGCGGCGTAGGGAGCTTCGCCGGCGACCGTGTCGACTACTACATTCGCTGCTCCATGAGAAGCGCATTCACCAAGGTCCTGGAGAACGGGCTCGGGCCAGAAGACAGCATGATCACCGATGACCCCAGCGAAATCCTGACGCGGCTCGCCAAGGACACGGAGGAGCTGGCGCTGTCGGAGCGCGAGAGCTTCAGCCCGACGCTGAGGCGGTGGCACCCGTTcccggccgcggtggcggcggcgtccctgcacGGCTGCTTCGGCGTCGTGCTGAAGCAGTACGTGGCCAAGGCCGTCTGCCTGACCGATGAGCTCGTGCGGGTGCTGCACGCCGCGGGCAGGCTGGAGAAAGCCCTGGTGCAAATGGTGATGGAGGACGTtgccgacagcgacgacggcggcaaGTCGGTGGTGCGGGAGGTGGTGCCGTACGACGTGGAGTCCGTGGTGGTGGGCTTCCTCAGGACGTGGATCGAGGAGAGGCTCAGGGTCGCCAAGGAGTGCGTCATCAGAGCCAAAGACACCGAG AGCTGGACCGCGAGGTCGAAGAATGAGCCGTACGCGCAGACCGCGGTGGAGCTGATGAAGCTGGCCAAGGCCACCATGGACGAGTTCTTCGCGATCCCGGTGAGCGCGAGAGACGACATGGTGCAGGACCTCGCCGACGGCCTGGACGCCGTCTTCCAGGAGTACATCTCCTTCCTCGCGTCCTGCGGTAACAAGCAGAGCTACCTCCCACCGCTGCCGGCGCTGACGAGGTGCAATCAGGACTCGACGATCAAGCGTCTCTGGAAGAGGGCGGCGGTGACGCCTTGCCGGGCGCCATTGACAGGCGCGCGCGGCACCGTGTACAACTGCGGCCAGAGCGCGTCCGCAGCCGGCGGGCACAACCCGCGGCCGTCCACCAGCCGCGGCACGCAGCGCCTCTACGTCCGGCTCAACACGCTCCACTACGTCCTCAGCCACATCCAGGCGCTCGACAAGTcgctctccttcttctccggGGGCGGTGGCGGGGCGTGCGCCTCACCCTCACCATCGGCCACCGCCCGCCTCCTCGCGGCGCCGTCCTGCCACTTCGACCACGCGCGCGCCGCGGCGCAGTCGGCCATCACCCACGTCGCCGAGGTTGCCGCGTACCGCCTCATCTTCTTCGACTCGCACCAGTCCTTCTACGACGGGCTCTACGCTGGCGGCGTCGCAGACGCGCGCATCCGCCCGGCGCTCCGCACGCTGAAGCAGAACCTGTCGCTGCTCTTCTCCGTCCTCGTCGACCGCGCGCAGCCGGTGGCCGTGCGGGAGGTGATGAAGGCCTCGTTCCAGGCCTTCCTGACGGTCCTGCTCGCCGGCGGCAACCATCGGAGCTTCACGAAGGAGGACCACGGCATGGTCGAGGAGGACCTCCGGAGCCTGAAGCGAGCCTTCTGCACGCGCGGCGAGGGCCTGGTGACGGAGGACGTGGTGGAGAGCGAGGCGGAGGTGGCTGAGGGCATCGTAGCGCTCATGGGACAGACCGCGGAGCGGCTTGTGGAGGAGCTGAGCATCGCGTCGTCGTGCGGGTCGCCCCGCATGGGCAACGGCGCCGCCGGGCAGAGGATGCCGATGCCGACGACGACCAGGCGGTGGAGCCGGACGGACCCTGACACCATCCTCAGGGTGCTCTGCCACCGCGACGAGGAGGTCGCCAGCCACTTCTTGAAGCGCGCGTTTCAGCTACCCAAGAGGCATCGGTGA
- the LOC124695503 gene encoding uncharacterized protein LOC124695503, giving the protein MDRRTFRSNSCNAGKSQAAPPFSVSRTSSAPAATGAGSKDDAGERRALLPPRRPEGGTARKGQKKPKRRVQWKDTHGKKLVEVLEFQPSDSSDSDDEYLDTCICAIM; this is encoded by the exons ATGGATCGCCGAACCTTCCGGAGTAACTCCTGCAACGCCGGCaagagccaggccgcgccgcccttctCGGTCTCCAGGACCTCCTCGGCCCCGGCCGCGACGGGGGCGGGCTCCAAGGACGACGCCGGCGAGCGCAgggcgctgctgccgccgcgccggCCCGAGGGCGGCACCGCGCGCAAGGGCCAGAAGAAGCCCAAGCGCCGCGTGCAGTGGAAGGACACGCACGGGAAGAAGCTCGTCGAGGTACTCGAGTTCCAGCCTAG TGATTCAAGTGACtcggatgatgaatatttggataCTTGCATATGTGCAATCATGTAA
- the LOC124694618 gene encoding uncharacterized protein LOC124694618 produces the protein MGCFMGCFGGAKSKERRHRRRKRSPAQSPNARARHHSPSKADLHAEAVSAAAPLLSTLLELRDSADDLCLAVVKKKVTFDSNVTAYEAPPIPEAEEQEEEADPASAGGDEEAWMLAPDCAKSEAFPLNHRYGNCAGAADDDSDYEDCYDSDDDEYEDEDDEGGEDGIDAIDDDEEHGCGLLGIARGEEEACESLFLLPVTKTTTKEGAGRLGAEARAPVLASLENFTEKSRTAAAPNNSDKENAGAPGQENWSSLDKLSDPAPVPARKRDSKPAASPDYTPSTPSKQEASVDASLSTWLGSAGTPESHSVRSYSPISREDRPILGALTVEDIKISSANSSPSRRSRSPSPSPDDMPILGTVGAYWNCSDNSVTRGGFMKTRSRFGQTDDLAMIVFYRISHDEMVIICC, from the exons ATGGGCTGCTTCATGGGCTGCTTCGGGGGCGCCAAGTCCAAGGAGCGCCGCCACCGCAGGCGGAAGCGGTCCCCGGCGCAGTCCCCCAACGCCCGCGCCCGCCACCACTCCCCCAGCAAGGCCGACCTCCACGCCGAGGccgtctccgccgccgcgccgctcctCTCCACCCTCCTCGAGCTCAG GGATTCCGCCGACGACCTGTGCCTCGCCGTCGTGAAGAAGAAGGTGACGTTCGACTCCAACGTGACCGCGTACGAGGCGCCCCCGATCCCGGAggcggaggagcaggaggaggaggccgacccggCTTCGGcgggcggcgacgaggaggcgtGGATGCTGGCGCCGGACTGCGCGAAATCCGAGGCGTTCCCGCTCAACCACAGGTACGGCAActgcgccggcgccgccgacgacgacaGCGACTACGAGGACTGCTACGACTCCGATGACGAcgagtatgaggatgaggatgacgagGGGGGCGAGGACGGGATCGACGcgatcgacgacgacgaggagcatGGCTGCGGGCTCCTGGGCATCgcgcgcggcgaggaggaggcgtgCGAGTCCCTCTTCCTGCTCCCGGTCACCAAGACCACCACCAAGGAGGGCGCCGGCCGACTTGGAGCGGAGGCGCGCGCACCCGTGCTCGCCTCGCTGGAGAATTTCACCGAAAAATcccgcaccgccgccgcgcccaacAACTCGGACAAGGAGAACGCCGGCGCGCCGGGGCAAGAGAACTGGTCGTCGCTGGACAAGCTCTCCGACCCGGCGCCGGTCCCGGCCCGGAAGAGAGACAGCAAGCCGGCGGCGAGCCCGGACTACACCCCCAGCACGCCGAGCAAGCAGGAGGCCTCGGTGGACGCCAGCCTCTCGACGTGGCTGGGCTCCGCGGGGACGCCGGAGAGCCACTCCGTGCGCTCCTACTCGCCCATCAGCCGCGAGGACCGGCCCATCCTGGGAGCCTTGACCGTGGAGGACATCAAGATTTCGTCGGCCAACTCGTCGCCGAGCCGGCGGTCAAGGTCCCCCAGCCCGAGCCCCGATGACATGCCCATCCTCGGCACCGTGGGGGCTTACTGGAACTGCAGCGACAATTCCGTGACGAGAGGGGGGTTTATGAAGACCAGGAGCAGGTTTGGGCAG ACTGATGATCTTGCGATGATTGTTTTTTACAGAATTTCGCATGATGAAATGGTGATCATCTGCTGCTGA